A window of the Bacillus sp. A301a_S52 genome harbors these coding sequences:
- a CDS encoding nucleoside triphosphate pyrophosphohydrolase, producing the protein MPSYHKLVRDKIPEIIEMNGQKVMYRRISGEDFIKEAKEKLKEEMKEYLEAQNAEQAIEELADLLEIIYCLAERHGYSKAELESIRSDKSERRGAFHEGWFLETVGDDEW; encoded by the coding sequence ATAAAATTCCAGAAATTATTGAAATGAATGGCCAAAAAGTCATGTACCGGCGAATTTCTGGAGAGGATTTTATTAAAGAAGCGAAAGAAAAGTTGAAAGAGGAAATGAAAGAATATCTCGAAGCACAAAACGCAGAACAAGCGATTGAAGAGTTAGCGGATTTATTAGAAATCATTTATTGTCTCGCTGAACGGCACGGGTACTCAAAAGCCGAATTAGAAAGTATTCGCTCAGATAAATCAGAAAGGCGGGGGGCTTTCCATGAAGGCTGGTTTCTAGAAACAGTTGGAGATGATGAATGGTGA
- a CDS encoding small multi-drug export protein — translation MIELLWQYILIFIMAATPWLEVLIVIPIGIGMGLHPLMVGIVSYLGNFLPIILIVYTLSFIKRARIYQQWQQKRQNKKRNRHMEGLSAKKQEERRLKEEKRSRRQQRAKSIFYSYGLPGLAFLGPLVTGIHLATIIALTLKANKRHTTIWMGVGLGVWTIGITVASYYSIDWIVNIVS, via the coding sequence ATGATAGAACTACTTTGGCAATATATACTCATTTTCATTATGGCCGCCACCCCATGGCTTGAAGTATTAATCGTCATTCCAATCGGGATCGGCATGGGACTTCATCCGCTAATGGTCGGCATCGTGTCTTATTTAGGGAACTTTCTTCCGATTATTTTAATCGTATATACGTTAAGCTTTATTAAAAGAGCACGTATTTATCAACAGTGGCAGCAAAAACGCCAAAATAAGAAACGTAATAGGCATATGGAGGGGCTTTCTGCGAAGAAACAAGAAGAACGTCGCCTTAAAGAAGAGAAAAGATCACGACGACAACAACGAGCTAAGTCTATTTTCTATTCATATGGACTACCTGGTCTTGCTTTTTTAGGACCGCTAGTGACAGGCATTCATTTAGCAACGATTATTGCACTAACGCTCAAAGCAAACAAAAGGCATACGACCATATGGATGGGAGTTGGGTTAGGCGTGTGGACAATCGGCATAACAGTGGCTAGTTACTATAGTATCGATTGGATCGTTAACATCGTTTCATAG
- a CDS encoding TetR/AcrR family transcriptional regulator, with amino-acid sequence MKTSEQLLHVALQHFAEHGYEGASLARIADEVGIKKASIYNHYQNKDALFFSAVEYVYEDYLNYLKHSLEDNKSLPTESRLYMILEDLSHYLSTETEGKFYFHFILFPPPALENNVHTQFLQFEKECDKLLAPLFQTLHNKNVHHTTVRERLDAFYCLLDGLATQMSYYDKETCDRKRQSSWKHFIAGFM; translated from the coding sequence ATGAAAACGTCAGAACAGCTTTTGCACGTAGCCCTGCAGCATTTTGCTGAACATGGTTACGAAGGAGCAAGCTTAGCGCGCATTGCTGACGAGGTGGGGATTAAAAAAGCATCTATTTATAATCACTATCAAAATAAAGATGCGCTATTTTTTTCTGCCGTAGAGTATGTTTATGAGGATTATTTAAATTATTTAAAGCATTCATTAGAAGACAATAAGTCCTTACCTACAGAAAGTCGGCTATACATGATTTTAGAGGATCTTTCACATTATTTAAGTACTGAAACTGAAGGAAAGTTTTATTTCCATTTCATTCTTTTTCCACCTCCAGCTCTCGAGAATAACGTACATACGCAATTTCTACAATTTGAAAAAGAATGTGATAAGTTGCTTGCCCCCCTTTTTCAAACATTGCACAATAAGAACGTGCACCACACTACTGTACGTGAAAGGCTCGATGCTTTTTATTGCCTTCTCGATGGGCTGGCTACGCAAATGTCTTATTATGATAAGGAGACATGCGATCGAAAAAGACAGTCATCTTGGAAACACTTCATCGCTGGCTTTATGTGA
- a CDS encoding MATE family efflux transporter, which translates to MYKTHTLNEKIKLLLLVMGPILVTQVGLYAMNFIDTTMSGRAGAEDLAGVAIGSSLWVPILTGVSGILLALPPIISQLMGAEKKEGVSFYVIQSIYLSLAISLLVFLLGLVAVEPVLNFMALEEEVAYIAKHYLIGLAVGMVPLFMYNAIRGFIDSLGQTRVTMIITLLALPVNFLFNYLLIFGKAGFPELGGIGAGYASAATYWFILIVTIYFVHAVRPFKGYKIFSTFYRLDFTVWKELLLLGTPIGLTIFFETSIFSAVTLLMSQFSTVIIAAHQAAINFASLLYMLPMSMAFTLTIAVGYEIGGKRLVDAKAYTKIGMGLSVAMGLVACVIIYVLREPVSLLYTVDSEVAFYIQQFLIYSIFFQLSDAINTPIQGILRGYKDVNVPFILALVAFWGVGLPTGVVLANYTALGPYGYWVGLILGLAVCAACLAFRLLKIQRSFAVQLSNG; encoded by the coding sequence ATGTACAAAACACATACACTGAATGAAAAAATTAAGCTCTTACTTTTAGTCATGGGGCCGATCCTTGTGACACAAGTAGGGTTATATGCGATGAATTTTATCGATACGACGATGTCAGGGCGAGCAGGGGCAGAGGATTTAGCTGGTGTTGCTATCGGCTCAAGCCTTTGGGTTCCAATACTGACAGGTGTATCAGGAATTTTACTCGCTTTACCACCGATTATTTCTCAGTTAATGGGTGCGGAAAAAAAAGAAGGCGTATCCTTTTATGTGATTCAAAGTATTTATTTATCTCTTGCCATCTCACTTCTCGTTTTTTTATTGGGACTGGTTGCCGTCGAGCCAGTCCTAAATTTTATGGCATTAGAAGAGGAAGTGGCTTACATTGCTAAACATTATTTAATTGGTCTGGCTGTAGGCATGGTGCCGCTATTTATGTACAATGCTATACGAGGGTTTATAGATTCTCTAGGGCAGACGCGTGTCACGATGATCATTACTTTACTAGCGCTCCCCGTCAATTTTTTGTTTAATTATTTACTTATTTTCGGTAAAGCAGGCTTTCCAGAATTAGGGGGGATTGGAGCAGGTTATGCGTCAGCAGCTACGTATTGGTTTATCCTTATCGTGACGATTTACTTCGTTCATGCTGTTAGACCATTTAAAGGCTACAAAATATTCTCCACTTTTTACCGCCTGGATTTCACTGTTTGGAAGGAACTGCTATTGCTTGGCACGCCAATCGGGCTGACGATTTTTTTTGAAACGAGCATTTTTTCCGCAGTCACGCTTCTTATGAGCCAATTTAGCACCGTCATTATTGCCGCCCATCAAGCCGCGATTAACTTTGCAAGTTTGCTTTATATGCTGCCTATGAGTATGGCGTTTACATTAACGATTGCGGTCGGTTACGAGATAGGTGGGAAAAGGCTAGTAGATGCAAAAGCTTATACGAAGATCGGGATGGGTTTATCTGTAGCAATGGGCTTAGTGGCTTGTGTCATTATTTATGTTCTTCGTGAACCAGTCTCACTGCTTTATACCGTGGATTCGGAAGTGGCATTTTACATTCAGCAATTCTTGATTTACTCGATTTTCTTTCAGCTGTCTGATGCGATCAATACCCCTATACAAGGTATTTTGCGTGGCTACAAAGATGTTAATGTCCCATTCATACTGGCTCTTGTTGCTTTCTGGGGTGTTGGTTTACCAACAGGTGTTGTGCTTGCTAACTATACCGCTCTCGGACCTTATGGCTACTGGGTTGGATTAATCTTAGGTTTGGCCGTATGTGCGGCGTGTCTGGCCTTCCGCTTACTAAAAATTCAACGTAGCTTTGCCGTTCAGTTAAGCAATGGTTAA